From the Maioricimonas rarisocia genome, one window contains:
- a CDS encoding DUF6655 family protein, translating to MRRPLRTDLLIRFGVLLAPILLAGCGNTLDHSATEQLLQSEAVDKAIATIDFRALEGQTVYFDVSYLKNFKGIGFVNSEYVVSSLRQQMIAAGCLLQEKKDDADFIVEARIGTLGSDKNEVVYGIPKSNPSGAISAAASAVGSVPPIPSIPELALARKADQLAAAKVGAFAYHRETGRRVWQSGLSVATSTAKDTWLLGAGPFQSGTIYDGPRFAGSRIEFPIGEGGEPDELQPIASYRDEVLFDLPSPKRPEGLADESEVDGEVKPASAEVEKK from the coding sequence ATGCGCCGTCCCCTCCGGACAGATCTGTTGATTCGCTTCGGCGTGCTGCTGGCCCCGATCCTGCTGGCCGGCTGTGGCAATACGCTCGATCATTCTGCCACGGAACAGCTGCTTCAGTCCGAAGCCGTCGACAAGGCCATCGCCACCATCGATTTCCGCGCCCTCGAAGGGCAGACGGTTTACTTCGACGTCAGCTACCTGAAGAACTTCAAGGGAATCGGCTTCGTCAACTCCGAGTACGTCGTCAGTTCGCTGCGGCAGCAGATGATCGCCGCCGGCTGCCTGCTCCAGGAAAAGAAGGACGACGCCGACTTCATCGTCGAGGCCCGGATCGGAACACTTGGTTCTGACAAGAACGAAGTGGTCTACGGGATTCCTAAAAGCAACCCGAGTGGTGCGATCAGCGCGGCCGCCTCCGCGGTCGGTTCCGTCCCACCGATCCCTTCCATCCCCGAGCTGGCACTCGCACGCAAGGCCGACCAGTTGGCCGCCGCGAAGGTCGGTGCCTTCGCCTACCATCGCGAGACCGGCCGCCGTGTCTGGCAGTCGGGGCTTTCCGTCGCGACCAGCACCGCCAAGGACACCTGGCTGCTGGGGGCGGGCCCGTTCCAGAGTGGAACCATTTATGACGGGCCGCGGTTTGCCGGCAGCCGCATCGAGTTCCCGATCGGCGAAGGCGGTGAACCGGACGAACTGCAGCCGATCGCCAGCTATCGCGACGAGGTTCTCTTCGATTTGCCGTCGCCGAAACGGCCGGAAGGTCTTGCTGACGAGTCGGAAGTGGACGGCGAAGTCAAACCGG
- the ispG gene encoding (E)-4-hydroxy-3-methylbut-2-enyl-diphosphate synthase translates to MDLPRNPTRAVRIGTVTIGDGNPIAVQSMTATHTRNIDATVAQINDLVAAGADVVRVAVDSKKDAEALQEISRQVTANLAVDLQENYRLAEVVAPHVSKIRYNPGHLYHHEREKPWQDKVRFIAQVAVDHDCAIRVGVNCGSVDPAKKDKYAADDSISPMLESALDHCEFLDSLDFTRYVVSLKDSDPQQVIEVNRRFAEQRPDVPLHLGVTEAGLPPDGVIKTRIAFEQLISRGIGDTIRVSLTVPNDRKHEEIEAGRQILADIAAGRVRTVVDFGMDSLNIISCPSCSRVENEAFIELAEQVKEMTSYAKDHAITIAVMGCRVNGPGETDDADLGLWCAPNFVNLKKGPESLGTYPYDEILDRLRQELDAIIAERSAAPTA, encoded by the coding sequence GTGGATCTGCCACGCAATCCGACCCGTGCAGTTCGCATCGGAACGGTTACCATCGGCGACGGGAATCCGATTGCCGTTCAGAGCATGACCGCTACCCACACCCGCAACATCGATGCGACGGTCGCTCAGATCAACGACCTCGTCGCTGCCGGTGCGGACGTTGTTCGTGTTGCTGTTGACAGCAAAAAGGATGCCGAAGCGCTTCAGGAGATCAGCCGGCAGGTGACGGCGAACCTCGCTGTCGACCTGCAGGAGAACTACCGTCTCGCGGAAGTCGTCGCACCGCACGTGTCCAAGATCCGCTACAACCCCGGTCATCTTTATCACCACGAGCGGGAAAAGCCCTGGCAGGACAAGGTCCGCTTCATCGCCCAGGTCGCCGTCGATCACGACTGTGCGATCCGCGTCGGCGTCAACTGCGGCTCGGTCGATCCTGCGAAGAAGGACAAGTACGCCGCCGACGACTCCATCTCGCCGATGCTCGAAAGCGCCCTCGATCATTGCGAGTTCCTCGACAGCCTCGACTTCACCCGTTACGTCGTCTCGCTGAAGGATTCGGACCCGCAGCAGGTCATCGAGGTGAACCGTCGCTTCGCCGAGCAGCGCCCCGACGTTCCGCTGCATCTGGGCGTGACGGAAGCCGGCCTGCCCCCCGATGGCGTGATCAAAACCCGAATTGCGTTCGAGCAGCTGATCAGCCGGGGAATCGGCGACACCATTCGTGTTTCGCTGACCGTTCCCAACGATCGCAAGCACGAAGAGATCGAGGCCGGCCGCCAGATTCTCGCCGACATCGCCGCCGGCCGCGTCCGGACCGTCGTCGACTTCGGCATGGATTCGCTGAACATCATCAGCTGCCCGAGCTGCTCCCGCGTCGAGAACGAGGCGTTCATCGAACTGGCCGAGCAGGTCAAGGAGATGACCTCCTACGCCAAAGACCACGCCATCACGATCGCCGTCATGGGCTGCCGTGTGAACGGACCCGGCGAGACCGACGACGCCGATCTCGGGCTGTGGTGTGCTCCCAATTTCGTGAATCTCAAAAAGGGGCCCGAATCGCTCGGAACGTACCCCTACGACGAGATTCTCGACCGCCTGCGGCAGGAACTCGACGCGATCATTGCCGAGCGTTCTGCGGCACCGACCGCCTGA
- a CDS encoding ABC transporter ATP-binding protein, whose translation MDAEPVIQIRNLSKVYRDFWGRKKVEALNSLSLEVRRGEIFGLLGPNGSGKTTTIKLLLGLLFPTDGEVTVLGRPAHDVSKNERIGYLPEESYLYRFLNADETLEFYGRLFNMSSAERKQRRDQLIERVGLQHARRRQLKEYSKGMTRRIGLAQALINDPELVLLDEPTSGLDPLGTSDMKEMIRNLRDQGKTVVMCSHLLADVQDVCDRIAILYQGELKVLGGVHELLEARDETELLTSSLSEEAIKDVESVLQKHGASLQRVAHPKSTLEELFLRTVKESKERPGRRFTPEEKPAAAEAAK comes from the coding sequence ATGGACGCTGAGCCAGTCATTCAGATTCGGAATTTGTCGAAGGTCTATCGGGATTTCTGGGGTCGGAAGAAAGTCGAGGCGCTCAATTCGCTGAGTCTGGAAGTCCGCCGCGGCGAGATCTTCGGGCTCCTTGGTCCGAACGGTTCGGGAAAGACGACGACCATCAAGCTGCTGCTTGGTCTGCTGTTTCCGACCGACGGCGAAGTGACGGTTCTGGGGCGTCCCGCTCACGACGTGAGCAAGAACGAGCGGATCGGCTACCTGCCGGAAGAGTCGTACCTGTACCGCTTCCTCAACGCCGACGAAACGCTCGAGTTTTACGGCCGGCTGTTCAATATGTCCTCTGCGGAGCGGAAGCAGCGGCGCGACCAGCTGATCGAGCGGGTCGGCCTGCAGCATGCCCGGCGTCGACAGCTCAAGGAATACTCCAAGGGCATGACCCGCCGGATCGGTCTGGCTCAGGCTTTGATCAACGATCCGGAGCTCGTTCTGCTGGATGAGCCGACCAGTGGTCTGGACCCGCTGGGAACTTCGGACATGAAGGAGATGATCCGCAACCTCCGCGACCAGGGCAAAACGGTGGTCATGTGCAGCCACCTGCTGGCGGATGTGCAGGATGTCTGCGACCGGATTGCGATTCTGTATCAGGGAGAACTGAAGGTTCTGGGGGGCGTGCACGAACTGCTCGAAGCCCGGGACGAAACCGAGTTGCTCACGTCGAGCCTCAGCGAAGAGGCGATCAAGGACGTGGAGTCGGTGCTGCAGAAGCACGGCGCGTCACTGCAACGGGTGGCCCATCCGAAGTCGACGCTCGAAGAACTGTTCCTGCGAACCGTCAAGGAGAGCAAGGAACGTCCCGGGCGTCGGTTTACGCCGGAGGAAAAGCCGGCGGCAGCCGAAGCGGCGAAGTAA
- a CDS encoding ABC transporter permease translates to MSFDVNSFELGPALLQWLAVVAVCAVVATIVGFGIALLGGGTRGAAYFADALRRGVVDLTRLSWQRIVALATLTVREAFRKKTLYIFAVFILLFMFAGWFLQGQDLDKPAKPYVSFVLTSVRWILIPVAILLACWGLPADIKDRSLHTVVTKPVRRSEIVIGRILGYSVVTTLVLAIMSVVGYVWIQRAVPPRAQDQLISRVPVYGEMTILDRNGEPGGGVNVGDIWEFRGYIEGNTRARGVYRFDNLDVDELKDNDQLKLEYKFEAFRTHKGEIGEGIHFRLTLVNEETGLRVPYPARGDLEIQEFAGETVERDAKPVVEIPRQLTYLKAPDDEASRPQETTVDLFEDLISDETLVVEVSCEDSGQYLGMAQPDLFVRMPDNSFATGYFKSMAGIWLMLVLVIMLGTTASTFLKGPVATLLTFGLVVMGQGLRVFMGTLLEQYQEEGQVTGGGALESAYRLATQMNVQSPLPEGPATTLIKWIDTRVFDGLTLLQNVIPDFNYFNMTPYVANGFDVPWNAALLPSIATVLAYVIPCIVIGYFSLQLRELEAK, encoded by the coding sequence ATGTCGTTCGACGTAAACTCTTTTGAATTAGGCCCTGCTTTGCTGCAGTGGCTGGCGGTGGTCGCGGTATGTGCCGTCGTGGCCACGATCGTCGGCTTCGGGATCGCCCTGTTGGGGGGCGGCACCCGTGGAGCCGCGTATTTTGCAGATGCACTGCGACGGGGCGTGGTCGATCTGACCCGGCTCTCGTGGCAACGAATCGTCGCGCTGGCAACGCTGACGGTTCGCGAGGCGTTCCGCAAGAAGACGCTGTACATCTTCGCCGTCTTCATTCTCCTGTTCATGTTTGCAGGCTGGTTCCTGCAGGGGCAGGACCTGGACAAACCGGCCAAGCCGTACGTCAGCTTTGTATTGACGTCGGTGCGGTGGATTCTGATCCCGGTCGCCATTCTGCTCGCCTGCTGGGGACTGCCGGCGGACATCAAGGATCGCTCGCTCCACACGGTCGTGACCAAACCGGTCCGCCGCAGTGAGATCGTGATCGGTCGCATCCTCGGCTACAGCGTGGTGACGACGCTGGTGCTGGCGATCATGAGCGTCGTCGGCTACGTCTGGATTCAGCGGGCCGTGCCCCCACGGGCCCAGGACCAGCTGATCAGCCGCGTCCCGGTCTACGGCGAAATGACAATCCTCGACCGGAACGGCGAGCCGGGCGGCGGGGTGAACGTCGGAGACATCTGGGAATTCCGCGGTTACATCGAAGGAAACACGCGGGCCCGCGGTGTGTATCGCTTCGACAACCTGGACGTCGATGAACTCAAGGATAACGACCAGCTCAAGCTCGAATACAAGTTCGAAGCGTTCCGGACACACAAGGGTGAGATCGGCGAGGGAATCCACTTCCGGCTCACGCTCGTCAACGAGGAGACAGGCCTGCGCGTCCCGTATCCCGCCCGCGGCGATCTGGAGATCCAGGAGTTCGCCGGCGAAACTGTCGAGCGGGATGCCAAGCCGGTTGTCGAGATTCCGCGACAGCTGACCTACCTCAAGGCGCCGGATGACGAAGCATCCCGGCCACAGGAAACGACAGTCGACCTGTTCGAGGATCTCATCTCGGACGAGACCCTCGTCGTGGAGGTCTCCTGTGAAGACAGCGGACAGTACCTGGGCATGGCCCAGCCTGACCTGTTCGTCAGGATGCCCGACAACAGCTTTGCGACCGGCTATTTCAAGTCGATGGCGGGCATCTGGCTGATGCTGGTGCTGGTGATCATGCTCGGCACCACGGCGAGTACCTTCCTGAAGGGTCCTGTGGCGACACTGCTGACCTTCGGTCTGGTCGTAATGGGGCAGGGGCTGCGGGTCTTCATGGGCACGCTGCTCGAGCAGTATCAGGAGGAAGGGCAGGTGACCGGCGGGGGTGCGCTGGAATCGGCCTATCGTCTCGCGACCCAGATGAACGTACAATCACCATTGCCGGAAGGCCCGGCGACCACGCTGATCAAATGGATCGACACGCGTGTGTTCGACGGCCTGACGTTGCTGCAGAACGTGATTCCCGATTTCAATTATTTCAATATGACGCCGTACGTTGCCAACGGGTTCGATGTTCCTTGGAACGCGGCACTGCTGCCCAGCATTGCCACAGTCCTCGCGTACGTGATTCCGTGCATCGTAATCGGTTACTTCAGTCTCCAGCTGCGTGAGCTCGAAGCAAAATGA
- the lpdA gene encoding dihydrolipoyl dehydrogenase: protein MSQSEVSHAQLVVLGGGPGGYPAAFTAADAGMDVVLIDQDPEPGGVCLNRGCIPSKALLHVAKLIHEANEANEWGVSFGEPKIDLDKLRGFKSKVVGKLTGGVRQLCKARGVNLIQARGEFVDSGTLKLTKPDGSTSNLTFDHCVIAVGSRPAAPKIFDLGDDRIMDSTGALELPDIPGRMLVIGGGYIGLEMGSVYASLGTKVTVVEMLPTILAGADRDLVVPLKKRLDGLFEAIHTNTKVLGLKATDDGIVAEFEGEGVETPQTFDRVLISVGRIPNGLGIGIENTKARATERGFIEVDRNMRTADPKLFAIGDVAGEPMLAHKATREAKVAIETLLGEPAEFDNVAIPAVVFTDPEVAWCGLTETEAKEKGIDVNVVRFPWGASGRAQTIDRTEGLTKMIVSAENEQILGMGIVGPGAGELIAEGVLAVETAALARDVAESIHAHPTLSETVMESAEATFSQATHMYRPKRKRG, encoded by the coding sequence ATGTCCCAGTCCGAAGTCTCACACGCCCAGCTCGTCGTCCTTGGCGGAGGACCGGGCGGCTACCCGGCGGCCTTCACAGCGGCCGACGCCGGAATGGATGTCGTGCTCATCGATCAGGATCCCGAGCCGGGAGGCGTCTGCCTCAACCGGGGCTGCATTCCCTCCAAGGCCCTGCTCCACGTCGCCAAGCTCATCCACGAGGCGAACGAGGCCAACGAATGGGGCGTGAGCTTCGGTGAGCCGAAGATCGACCTCGACAAGCTCCGCGGCTTCAAGTCGAAGGTCGTCGGCAAACTGACGGGTGGCGTGCGCCAGCTCTGCAAGGCCCGGGGAGTGAACCTCATCCAGGCCCGCGGCGAATTCGTCGACTCCGGCACTCTCAAGCTGACCAAACCGGACGGCTCGACCAGTAACCTCACCTTTGACCACTGCGTGATCGCCGTCGGTTCCCGCCCCGCCGCGCCGAAGATCTTCGACCTCGGCGACGACCGCATCATGGACTCCACCGGGGCCCTCGAGCTCCCCGACATCCCGGGCCGGATGCTCGTCATCGGCGGCGGCTACATCGGCCTGGAAATGGGCTCCGTCTACGCCTCGCTCGGCACGAAAGTGACCGTCGTCGAGATGCTGCCGACGATTCTGGCCGGTGCCGACCGCGACCTGGTCGTCCCGCTCAAGAAACGGCTGGACGGTCTGTTCGAGGCGATCCACACCAACACCAAAGTGCTGGGGCTGAAGGCCACCGACGACGGTATCGTCGCCGAGTTCGAAGGAGAAGGCGTCGAGACGCCGCAGACCTTCGACCGCGTTCTGATCTCGGTCGGCCGGATCCCGAACGGGCTTGGCATCGGAATCGAGAACACGAAGGCACGCGCCACCGAGCGTGGCTTCATCGAAGTCGACCGCAACATGCGGACCGCCGACCCGAAGCTGTTCGCCATCGGCGATGTCGCCGGCGAGCCGATGCTCGCCCACAAGGCGACGCGCGAAGCCAAGGTGGCCATCGAGACATTGCTCGGTGAACCGGCCGAGTTCGACAATGTCGCCATTCCTGCCGTCGTCTTCACCGATCCGGAAGTCGCCTGGTGCGGCCTGACCGAGACGGAGGCGAAGGAGAAGGGGATCGACGTCAATGTTGTCCGCTTCCCCTGGGGAGCTTCCGGCCGCGCCCAGACGATCGACCGGACTGAAGGTCTGACGAAGATGATCGTCTCCGCCGAGAACGAGCAGATCCTCGGCATGGGGATTGTCGGTCCCGGCGCCGGCGAGTTGATTGCGGAAGGTGTGCTCGCAGTCGAGACGGCGGCCCTGGCCCGCGACGTCGCTGAATCGATTCACGCTCACCCGACACTCTCGGAGACCGTCATGGAATCGGCCGAAGCGACGTTCTCGCAGGCGACTCACATGTACCGCCCGAAGCGAAAGCGTGGTTGA
- a CDS encoding glutamate mutase L: protein MTQRQLDPDKIDVILATDCGSTTTKAILIQKVDGHYRQTHRGEAPTTVEEPVADVTVGVTNAATEVGELAGRKLVDENGEIIRPAQGNEGCDIYISTSSAGGGLQILVTGVVEEMSAASAKRAALGAGAIVLDVISSNDRRRPHEQIQRIRELRPDMVVMAGGTDGGTKKHVVKIAELVAPAKPRPRFGGKYRMPVIYAGNQEAAALVADTFDESVTLSVVENVRPTLERENLEPARDCIHDLFLEHVMAHAPGYNRLMDWTDAPIMPTPGAVGNILRQIAERNGINAVGVDIGGATTDVFSVFDGVFNRTVSANLGMSYSISNVCAEAGMPSVLRWVHLDMDERELRNRVKNKMIRPTTIPQTLEALVFEQAVSREALRLAYLQHKEFATTLKGVQQQRTVGDTFSQLSSGQSIVNNMTLNLLVASGGVLSHAPRMEQTAAMMVDAFEPEGFTELAKDSIFMMPHLGVLAQVHPTAALEVFERDCLIYLGTCVAAKGRGKAGKPCFRYEIEGPSLREQGEMAVGELKLFPLGPEDRARVKIEPRRGFDVGAGSGRPVEKEVRGGTVGLILDTRGRPLVLPEERTTCRQAVATWTQALGLYDD, encoded by the coding sequence TTGACGCAGCGACAACTCGACCCCGACAAGATCGACGTGATTCTCGCCACGGACTGCGGGAGCACGACGACCAAGGCGATCCTGATTCAGAAGGTCGATGGCCACTACCGGCAGACACACCGCGGCGAAGCTCCCACGACCGTCGAGGAACCGGTCGCCGATGTGACGGTCGGTGTGACCAATGCCGCGACCGAGGTGGGTGAGCTGGCCGGCCGAAAGCTGGTCGACGAGAACGGCGAGATCATCCGCCCCGCACAGGGGAATGAAGGCTGCGACATCTACATTTCCACGTCGAGTGCCGGCGGGGGTCTGCAGATCCTCGTCACCGGCGTCGTCGAGGAGATGTCGGCAGCGAGTGCCAAACGGGCCGCGCTGGGAGCCGGCGCGATCGTCCTGGACGTCATCTCGTCCAACGACCGCAGGCGTCCCCACGAACAGATCCAGCGGATTCGCGAATTGCGGCCCGACATGGTGGTGATGGCCGGGGGGACGGACGGCGGGACGAAGAAGCACGTCGTCAAGATTGCCGAACTGGTCGCTCCGGCCAAACCCCGCCCCCGCTTCGGCGGCAAGTACCGCATGCCAGTCATCTACGCGGGCAACCAGGAAGCGGCGGCTCTGGTGGCCGACACCTTCGACGAGAGCGTCACTCTCTCGGTCGTGGAGAACGTGCGGCCAACGCTCGAACGGGAAAACCTCGAGCCCGCACGCGACTGCATCCACGACCTGTTTCTCGAACACGTCATGGCCCATGCCCCCGGCTATAACCGGCTGATGGACTGGACCGACGCGCCCATCATGCCGACGCCCGGTGCGGTCGGAAATATCCTCCGTCAGATTGCCGAACGAAACGGCATCAACGCGGTCGGCGTCGATATCGGCGGTGCAACGACGGACGTCTTCTCGGTCTTCGATGGCGTGTTCAACCGGACGGTCAGCGCCAACCTGGGGATGAGCTATTCGATCTCCAATGTCTGTGCCGAGGCAGGAATGCCGAGCGTCCTCCGCTGGGTCCACCTGGACATGGACGAACGGGAGCTGCGGAACCGGGTCAAGAACAAGATGATCCGCCCGACGACGATCCCGCAGACGCTCGAAGCGCTGGTGTTCGAGCAGGCGGTTTCGCGGGAGGCGCTTCGGCTGGCTTACCTGCAGCACAAGGAGTTCGCCACGACGCTCAAGGGGGTCCAGCAACAGCGGACGGTCGGCGACACGTTCTCGCAGCTCTCCAGCGGGCAGTCGATCGTCAACAACATGACGCTCAATCTGCTGGTCGCATCCGGCGGGGTGCTTTCACATGCTCCGCGGATGGAACAGACGGCCGCCATGATGGTCGACGCGTTCGAGCCGGAAGGCTTCACCGAACTGGCCAAGGACAGCATCTTCATGATGCCGCACCTGGGTGTGCTGGCTCAGGTGCATCCCACCGCGGCCCTCGAAGTGTTCGAGCGGGATTGCCTGATCTACCTGGGGACGTGCGTGGCGGCCAAAGGGCGCGGCAAGGCGGGCAAGCCGTGCTTCCGCTACGAGATCGAGGGACCGTCACTGCGTGAGCAGGGTGAGATGGCGGTCGGCGAACTGAAGCTGTTTCCCCTGGGGCCGGAGGATCGGGCCCGCGTGAAGATCGAGCCACGTCGGGGCTTCGACGTGGGAGCCGGCAGCGGTCGGCCGGTCGAGAAGGAAGTGCGGGGCGGTACGGTCGGGCTGATCCTCGACACCCGGGGACGTCCTCTCGTATTGCCGGAAGAACGGACCACGTGCCGCCAGGCCGTCGCGACCTGGACGCAGGCGCTGGGCCTCTACGACGACTAA